Proteins encoded in a region of the Halioglobus maricola genome:
- the thiI gene encoding tRNA uracil 4-sulfurtransferase ThiI gives MKFVVKFFSEITIKSRPVRKRLVAKLHSNLNAVLREYDPEVQIKHGWDKLQIHTAVEDAGLLAAMIEAMRNVAGISYILEVAEFALPEKDQIVELVLPIYAERLAGKTFAVRCKRNGDHSFKSVEVEREVGGALLARTEAAGVKLKAPDVQVEMEISRNTLFVIVQRHRGLGGFPVASVDPVLSLISGGFDSPVATYLTMKRGMRSHFLFFNLGGRDHEVGVKEVALYLWQKYGCHQRVLFISVPFEEVVAELLTRVEDSQMGVILKRMMLRVANEIAAELEIDALVTGEAVAQVSSQTLRNLSVIDEVSERLVLRPLVASDKGDIVRLADEIGTGEFAANMPEYCGVISVNPTTKARLGRIRAQEERFDMAILERAAANATRTRIDRLADEDLERSDVEVLSVPLAESVIIDIRHPDEEELAPLDVHVPVEKIPFYELHSKGDTLDSAKTYMLYCGKGVMSRLHASHLVESGRLNVKVYAP, from the coding sequence ATGAAATTTGTTGTCAAGTTTTTCTCCGAAATTACGATCAAGAGCCGGCCGGTGCGCAAGCGCCTGGTGGCCAAGCTGCATTCGAACCTGAATGCCGTACTGCGGGAGTACGACCCCGAAGTCCAGATCAAGCACGGTTGGGACAAACTGCAGATTCACACTGCGGTGGAGGATGCTGGCCTGTTGGCAGCGATGATCGAAGCCATGCGCAATGTGGCCGGAATTTCCTACATCCTGGAGGTCGCGGAATTCGCCCTGCCTGAGAAAGACCAAATCGTCGAGCTCGTGCTCCCCATATATGCCGAGAGGCTTGCCGGCAAAACCTTTGCGGTGCGCTGTAAGCGTAACGGTGACCACAGCTTCAAATCGGTGGAGGTCGAACGCGAGGTGGGCGGCGCACTCCTGGCTCGAACCGAGGCAGCGGGGGTCAAGCTCAAGGCGCCTGATGTGCAGGTAGAGATGGAGATCAGCCGCAATACCCTGTTCGTGATTGTGCAGCGACATAGGGGCCTGGGGGGCTTTCCGGTAGCTAGCGTTGATCCGGTTCTGTCGTTGATTTCCGGCGGCTTCGATTCACCTGTCGCCACCTATCTGACCATGAAGCGCGGTATGCGCAGCCACTTCCTGTTCTTCAATCTCGGGGGTCGTGATCACGAGGTGGGGGTGAAAGAAGTAGCGCTCTACCTGTGGCAAAAATATGGCTGTCACCAGCGCGTACTGTTCATCAGCGTGCCCTTTGAGGAGGTTGTCGCCGAATTGCTGACCCGTGTCGAAGACAGCCAGATGGGGGTGATTCTTAAGCGGATGATGCTGCGAGTCGCCAATGAAATCGCAGCTGAGCTCGAAATCGACGCGCTTGTGACCGGCGAGGCTGTAGCGCAGGTGAGTAGCCAGACCCTGCGTAATCTGTCGGTGATTGACGAAGTCAGTGAGCGCCTGGTGTTGCGCCCGCTGGTGGCGAGCGACAAGGGCGATATCGTGCGCCTCGCTGACGAGATCGGTACTGGAGAATTCGCCGCTAACATGCCCGAGTACTGCGGTGTCATCTCGGTGAACCCCACGACCAAGGCGCGACTTGGTCGGATCAGGGCACAAGAGGAGCGCTTCGATATGGCTATCCTCGAGCGCGCGGCTGCCAATGCTACCCGCACTCGGATCGATCGCCTGGCCGATGAAGACCTGGAGCGCAGTGATGTTGAGGTGCTGTCAGTGCCTTTGGCTGAAAGTGTGATTATTGATATCCGCCACCCGGACGAAGAGGAGCTGGCGCCCCTTGATGTGCATGTGCCGGTGGAGAAAATCCCATTCTATGAGCTGCATTCCAAAGGCGATACGCTGGATTCGGCCAAAACCTACATGCTCTATTGTGGCAAGGGCGTCATGAGCCGCCTGCATGCCAGCCATCTGGTCGAGTCCGGACGTCTCAACGTCAAGGTCTACGCTCCGTAA
- the glnA gene encoding glutamate--ammonia ligase produces MSENTLNLIKENEVRWVDLRFTDTRGKEQHVTIPTSEVSEDFFEGGKMFDGSSISGWKGINESDMILMPDDSASVLDPFTDEATVIVRCDIVEPTTMQGYERDPRSVAKRAEEFLKSTGIGDTAFFGNEPEFFVFDDVKWKVDMSGATYAISSEEAAWSSAEHYDDGNIGHRPGVKGGYFPVPPVDSLHDIRAAMCGAMEQMGLEIEVHHHEVGTAGQCEIGIRFNTLVKKADDTQILKYCVHNVAHAYGKTATFMPKPLVGDNGSGMHVHQSIAKDGENTFAGDGYAGLSDTALYYIGGIIKHARALNAFTNASTNSYKRLVPGFEAPVMLAYSARNRSASIRIPYEPSPRGKRIEVRFPDPTGNPYLAFAAMLMAGIDGIQNKIHPGDAADKDLYDLPAEEALAIPTVASSLNMALEALDADREFLTSGGVFTNDMIDGYIELKSEEIEKLDMTTHPVEFEMYYSL; encoded by the coding sequence ATGTCAGAGAACACTCTGAACCTGATCAAAGAAAACGAAGTACGCTGGGTAGACCTGCGCTTCACTGACACACGCGGCAAAGAACAGCACGTAACCATCCCCACCTCTGAAGTCAGCGAAGACTTCTTCGAGGGCGGCAAGATGTTCGACGGCTCTTCCATTTCCGGCTGGAAAGGCATTAACGAATCCGACATGATCCTCATGCCTGACGACTCGGCCTCTGTTCTGGATCCCTTCACCGACGAAGCGACTGTCATAGTACGCTGCGACATCGTTGAACCCACCACCATGCAGGGCTACGAACGCGATCCCCGCTCCGTGGCCAAGCGCGCTGAAGAGTTCCTGAAGTCCACCGGCATTGGCGATACTGCATTCTTCGGTAACGAGCCCGAGTTCTTCGTATTCGACGATGTGAAGTGGAAGGTCGACATGTCCGGCGCCACTTACGCCATCTCCTCCGAAGAGGCCGCATGGTCTTCCGCAGAGCACTACGACGACGGCAACATCGGTCACCGTCCAGGCGTCAAAGGCGGCTACTTCCCCGTACCTCCTGTCGACTCCCTGCATGACATCCGCGCCGCCATGTGTGGTGCAATGGAACAGATGGGCCTGGAAATCGAAGTGCATCACCACGAAGTTGGCACCGCCGGCCAGTGTGAGATCGGCATCCGCTTCAACACCCTGGTGAAGAAAGCAGACGACACCCAGATCCTCAAGTACTGCGTACACAACGTTGCTCACGCCTACGGCAAAACAGCGACCTTCATGCCCAAGCCCCTGGTTGGCGACAATGGTTCCGGCATGCACGTGCACCAGTCCATCGCTAAAGACGGCGAGAACACCTTCGCTGGCGACGGCTATGCCGGGCTGTCCGATACCGCTCTGTACTACATCGGCGGCATCATCAAGCACGCTCGCGCACTGAACGCCTTTACCAACGCGTCTACCAACTCCTACAAGCGCCTGGTTCCCGGTTTTGAAGCTCCAGTCATGCTGGCTTACTCAGCTCGCAACCGCTCTGCTTCCATTCGTATCCCTTACGAGCCAAGCCCTCGCGGCAAGCGCATCGAAGTTCGCTTCCCGGATCCCACTGGCAACCCTTACCTCGCCTTCGCTGCAATGCTGATGGCCGGTATCGACGGTATCCAGAACAAGATCCACCCTGGCGATGCGGCGGACAAGGACTTGTACGACCTGCCTGCTGAAGAAGCCCTGGCGATCCCAACCGTAGCCTCCAGCCTGAACATGGCTCTGGAAGCTCTGGACGCGGACCGCGAATTCCTGACTTCTGGCGGCGTTTTCACCAACGACATGATCGATGGCTACATCGAACTGAAGTCCGAGGAAATTGAGAAACTGGACATGACCACTCACCCGGTCGAGTTCGAGATGTACTACTCCCTGTAA
- a CDS encoding DUF4124 domain-containing protein, translating into MKRSTITLLALALASSQAWSQIYKTTDENGNVSFTDTPQPDSNTEQVQLQQTNSTAPPPVIPSYTGQPEPADEDETSAGSVPTAAITSPEPETTIPMGPGNFSVSASAAPGLGKGQALQLLIDGEPQGEPQVSGFWDLTNVFRGAHDLVVEVVSAEGATLSSSAPVRVYVLRPSIN; encoded by the coding sequence GTGAAGAGATCAACCATTACACTACTGGCGCTGGCACTGGCCTCCAGTCAGGCCTGGTCGCAGATCTACAAAACGACCGACGAGAACGGCAACGTCAGCTTTACCGACACCCCACAGCCCGACTCCAATACCGAGCAGGTCCAGCTGCAGCAGACCAACAGCACCGCGCCACCACCCGTCATTCCCAGCTACACCGGCCAACCGGAACCGGCTGACGAAGACGAAACCTCAGCCGGCAGCGTCCCCACAGCTGCAATTACTTCTCCGGAGCCTGAGACCACCATCCCCATGGGGCCCGGCAACTTCAGTGTCAGCGCCTCCGCTGCACCAGGCCTCGGCAAGGGACAGGCGCTGCAACTGTTGATCGATGGTGAACCCCAGGGCGAGCCGCAGGTCAGTGGCTTCTGGGACCTGACCAATGTGTTCCGCGGTGCACACGACCTGGTCGTAGAAGTCGTTAGTGCCGAGGGTGCAACGCTCTCCTCCTCAGCCCCGGTACGCGTGTACGTCCTCAGGCCGTCCATTAACTAG
- the glnL gene encoding nitrogen regulation protein NR(II) has protein sequence MQATQDILDNLSTSIIALDGEMRVVSLNSSCQDLLESSEGRALGQPMGKLVANPEPLLEALQQVRATRSPTSRRSMPLELLSGRELQADLIMTPVGDGSGAVDLLLELQAVDRLLKISRDENLIHSQETTQEMIRGLAHEIKNPLGGVRGAAQLLARELPDDGLTEYTNIIIREADRLRDLVDRLLGPNQQLKNQALNIHEVFEYVRNLIIAEADNRVEFVRDYDPSLPDIYGDRGQLIQAVLNIVRNALQACEGRDDSVITLRTRPQRQFTIGTTRHRLVCRMDIDDNGPGIPEDMLHTIFMPMVTGRAEGTGLGLTIAQSIVTRHGGLLECTSESGTTRFSIYLPMETKHV, from the coding sequence ATGCAAGCCACCCAAGACATACTCGACAATCTCAGCACCTCAATCATCGCCCTGGACGGGGAGATGAGAGTGGTCTCGCTCAACAGCTCGTGCCAGGATTTGCTCGAATCTTCCGAGGGCCGCGCCTTGGGGCAGCCCATGGGCAAACTCGTGGCTAACCCGGAGCCGCTGCTGGAGGCGTTGCAACAAGTCCGCGCGACCCGCAGCCCGACCTCCCGCCGCAGCATGCCACTGGAGTTACTCAGCGGCAGAGAGCTACAAGCTGATCTGATCATGACACCGGTAGGCGACGGTAGCGGCGCTGTAGACCTGCTGCTGGAACTACAAGCAGTAGACAGACTGCTAAAAATCAGTCGGGACGAAAATCTGATTCACAGCCAGGAGACAACCCAGGAAATGATTCGCGGCCTCGCCCACGAGATCAAGAATCCTCTGGGGGGCGTCCGCGGCGCAGCCCAGTTGTTAGCCCGGGAATTACCCGATGATGGCTTGACCGAATACACCAATATTATTATCCGCGAGGCAGATCGCTTGCGCGACCTGGTGGACCGCCTACTCGGCCCCAATCAGCAACTGAAAAACCAGGCCCTGAATATCCACGAAGTCTTCGAATATGTGCGGAACCTGATCATTGCCGAGGCCGACAACCGGGTAGAATTTGTTCGGGATTACGACCCCAGCCTGCCCGACATCTACGGCGACCGGGGCCAGTTGATCCAGGCCGTGCTCAACATTGTCCGCAATGCCCTGCAGGCCTGTGAAGGAAGAGACGACAGCGTAATCACACTGCGTACCCGCCCGCAGCGACAGTTCACAATCGGGACAACGCGCCATCGCCTGGTTTGCCGGATGGACATCGACGACAACGGTCCCGGGATTCCCGAGGACATGTTGCACACCATTTTCATGCCCATGGTGACCGGGCGTGCCGAAGGCACGGGCCTGGGACTCACCATCGCCCAGTCTATTGTCACCCGACACGGCGGCCTGCTCGAGTGCACCAGCGAGTCAGGCACAACACGTTTTAGCATTTACCTACCAATGGAAACCAAACATGTATAA
- the ntrC gene encoding nitrogen regulation protein NR(I) yields the protein MYKQAKVWVVDDDSSIRWVLERALNQAGIDNESFVDGDQLLSRLASEQPEVIISDIRMPGIDGIELLGRINSAHPELPVIITTAHSDLDSAVASYQQGAFEYLPKPFDLDEVVAITERALAHARETSHEPAPTEELPQTEIIGEAPAMQEVFRAIGRLAHSNITVLINGESGTGKELVAHALHRHSPRATNPFIALNMAAIPRDLMESELFGHEKGAFTGANNKREGRFEQANGGTLFLDEIGDMPAETQTRLLRVLADGEFYRVGGHTPVKVDVRIIAATHQDLEALVRKGDFREDLFHRLNVIRIHIPKLAERREDIPRLMQHFFTKAAEELGGETKVLLAETEQYLSSLDWPGNVRQLENTCRWITVMASGREVHLSDLPPELSKDEVAQATDRGEADWKDLLQRWARNELIQGKDHILQQATPAFERVMIEVALQHSQGRKRDAAELLGWGRNTLTRKMKDLQM from the coding sequence ATGTATAAGCAGGCGAAAGTCTGGGTTGTTGACGACGACAGCTCGATACGCTGGGTCCTTGAACGCGCCCTCAATCAAGCCGGCATCGACAACGAGAGCTTCGTCGACGGCGACCAGCTACTCAGCCGCCTGGCCAGCGAACAACCCGAGGTCATCATCAGTGATATCCGCATGCCAGGTATCGATGGCATCGAACTGCTGGGCCGCATCAACAGCGCTCATCCCGAGCTGCCCGTCATCATCACAACAGCCCACTCAGACCTGGACAGCGCAGTAGCCTCCTACCAGCAGGGGGCATTCGAATACCTGCCAAAGCCCTTCGATCTTGACGAAGTTGTCGCCATTACCGAGCGCGCCCTGGCGCACGCGCGGGAGACCAGTCACGAACCCGCCCCGACGGAAGAGCTGCCTCAAACTGAAATCATTGGTGAGGCGCCTGCGATGCAGGAGGTGTTCCGCGCCATCGGCCGTCTCGCCCACAGCAATATCACCGTATTGATCAACGGCGAGTCGGGTACCGGCAAGGAACTGGTTGCCCATGCGCTGCATCGCCACAGCCCGCGCGCTACCAACCCCTTTATCGCCTTGAACATGGCGGCCATCCCCCGCGACCTGATGGAATCCGAGCTGTTCGGCCACGAGAAGGGCGCTTTCACCGGGGCGAACAACAAACGCGAGGGCCGGTTTGAGCAGGCCAACGGCGGCACACTGTTCCTCGACGAAATCGGCGATATGCCCGCCGAGACGCAAACCCGCCTGCTGCGTGTGCTGGCGGACGGCGAGTTCTACCGCGTAGGTGGCCACACCCCGGTAAAGGTGGACGTACGAATCATCGCCGCCACACACCAGGATCTTGAAGCCCTGGTGCGCAAGGGCGATTTTCGCGAGGACCTGTTCCACCGCCTCAACGTCATCCGAATCCACATTCCCAAGCTGGCAGAACGCCGCGAGGATATCCCGCGCCTCATGCAACACTTTTTCACCAAGGCCGCCGAGGAACTTGGCGGAGAAACCAAGGTGTTGCTGGCGGAAACCGAACAGTACCTGAGTTCGCTGGACTGGCCTGGCAACGTACGCCAGCTGGAGAATACATGCCGTTGGATCACGGTGATGGCCTCCGGTCGTGAGGTCCACCTGTCAGACCTTCCCCCGGAATTGAGCAAGGACGAAGTGGCGCAGGCCACTGACCGCGGCGAGGCAGACTGGAAGGATCTCCTGCAGCGCTGGGCTCGCAATGAATTGATCCAGGGTAAGGATCATATCCTGCAGCAAGCGACACCTGCCTTCGAACGAGTGATGATTGAGGTAGCGCTGCAGCACTCTCAGGGCCGCAAACGGGATGCTGCAGAGCTGCTGGGCTGGGGGCGAAACACCCTCACCCGCAAGATGAAAGACCTGCAGATGTAG
- the trmL gene encoding tRNA (uridine(34)/cytosine(34)/5-carboxymethylaminomethyluridine(34)-2'-O)-methyltransferase TrmL, producing MLHIVLYQPEIPPNTGNIMRLCANTGCSLHLIEPLGFDLEEKKLRRAGLDYREFADVNTYADLDALQEAHPAMRLMGMTTKGSTPYHEVTYREGDALLFGPETRGLPASIRDNLPAEQRIRIPMRENSRSLNLSNAAAIVTYEALRQLGFPSLG from the coding sequence ATGCTGCACATCGTCCTTTACCAGCCTGAAATACCGCCCAATACCGGCAATATCATGCGCCTGTGTGCAAACACGGGCTGTTCATTGCACCTGATAGAACCGCTGGGTTTTGATCTGGAAGAGAAAAAACTGCGCCGGGCGGGGCTGGACTACCGCGAATTTGCGGATGTGAACACCTACGCCGATTTGGATGCGCTGCAAGAGGCTCACCCCGCAATGAGACTGATGGGAATGACCACCAAAGGCTCAACGCCCTACCACGAGGTGACCTACCGGGAGGGCGACGCCCTGCTATTCGGCCCGGAAACCCGCGGCCTGCCGGCAAGCATTCGAGACAACCTCCCCGCAGAACAACGCATCCGTATTCCGATGCGGGAAAACAGCCGCAGCCTGAATCTGAGCAACGCCGCGGCTATTGTCACCTATGAGGCACTGCGGCAATTGGGCTTCCCCTCACTAGGCTAG
- the secB gene encoding protein-export chaperone SecB → MADEQVQPQFQMQRIYTKDISFESPSTPEVFRKQWQPKVSVDLNTKSDKVDDEGNFEVVLSITVTAKIEEETAFLAEVQQAGIFNIQGFEGEDLRRVMGTAAPNILFPYARETIDTLCVKGGFPPVMLAPVNFDALYQQALAQAQQQAGEGEAPAAH, encoded by the coding sequence ATGGCCGACGAACAGGTTCAACCCCAATTTCAGATGCAGCGCATCTACACCAAGGACATCTCTTTCGAGTCTCCTTCAACACCGGAAGTGTTCCGCAAGCAGTGGCAGCCAAAGGTCAGCGTTGATCTGAATACTAAAAGTGACAAGGTCGATGACGAAGGCAACTTTGAAGTTGTTCTCTCTATTACTGTCACGGCCAAAATCGAAGAAGAAACCGCGTTCCTGGCTGAAGTACAGCAGGCCGGTATTTTCAATATTCAGGGCTTCGAGGGCGAAGACCTGCGTCGTGTGATGGGCACCGCTGCGCCCAACATCCTGTTCCCTTACGCTCGCGAGACTATCGATACTCTGTGCGTGAAAGGCGGCTTCCCACCCGTGATGCTGGCGCCGGTCAACTTTGATGCCCTGTACCAGCAGGCGCTGGCCCAGGCTCAGCAGCAGGCTGGCGAAGGCGAGGCCCCGGCGGCTCACTAA
- the grxC gene encoding glutaredoxin 3, with amino-acid sequence MSTQVTMYSTRFCPYCIRARFLLDSKNVAYTDIGVDAEPGLRREMMEKSGRHTVPQIWIGERHVGGYDDLALLERQGKLDDLLKLVS; translated from the coding sequence ATGAGCACTCAGGTGACCATGTACTCGACCCGGTTCTGCCCATACTGCATTCGCGCTCGCTTTCTGCTCGATAGCAAAAATGTGGCCTACACCGATATTGGCGTAGACGCAGAGCCCGGTTTACGGCGGGAAATGATGGAAAAGAGCGGCCGCCATACGGTGCCGCAAATCTGGATCGGCGAGCGCCACGTGGGTGGCTACGACGATCTGGCCCTGCTTGAGCGGCAGGGGAAGCTCGACGATTTACTTAAATTGGTGTCATAA
- a CDS encoding rhodanese-like domain-containing protein encodes MALFFEFLAQQWMLVAALLVVMVMLFLHETRKSGTSLSPQQAINVVNSEEGVFVDLRDTAEFRSGHIVDAMHIPTTKLMNNTGLLENYRDKPIVLVCKMGQSAGAVGKKLNADGFARVNVMTGGMMEWKNLQLPVVNNG; translated from the coding sequence ATGGCTCTATTTTTTGAATTTCTTGCCCAGCAGTGGATGTTGGTGGCGGCCCTGTTGGTTGTCATGGTCATGCTGTTCCTGCATGAAACCCGCAAATCGGGTACCTCGCTCTCGCCGCAGCAGGCTATCAATGTGGTGAACAGCGAAGAAGGTGTGTTTGTTGATTTGCGCGACACGGCAGAATTCCGCTCCGGCCATATTGTGGATGCGATGCATATCCCCACCACCAAGCTGATGAATAACACCGGCCTCCTTGAAAACTACCGAGACAAACCCATTGTATTGGTATGCAAGATGGGTCAATCCGCCGGCGCTGTGGGCAAGAAGCTCAACGCCGATGGCTTTGCCCGGGTCAATGTGATGACTGGCGGCATGATGGAATGGAAGAATCTTCAGTTACCCGTGGTCAACAACGGGTAA
- the gpmI gene encoding 2,3-bisphosphoglycerate-independent phosphoglycerate mutase gives MSDTQKLPTVLIILDGWGHREETKDNAIAHGDTPVWDRLWREAPHTLVSGSGLDVGLPEGQMGNSEVGHMSLGSGRVIYQNITRIDQAIADGSFDENPVFTAGIDKAVAGDGAVHLFGLLSPGGVHSHEEQIFAAARLAAKRGAKKVYLHAFLDGRDTPPRSAGPSLEKADAVFAEIGCGRVASVTGRYYAMDRDNRWDRMEPAYRLLTEGVAEHTAASSAEALNAAYERDENDEFVLPTVIRAEGEESAAIVDGDCVMFMNFRADRARQMTRAFVDADFAGFERAVVPQLAAFVTTTEYAADIDAPAAFPPEALQNVLGDYLAQRDMTQLRIAETEKYAHVTFFFSGGREEKFAGEDRELIPSPDVATYDLKPEMSAFEVTDKLVAAIRSGKYDLIVCNYANGDMVGHTGDFAAAVKAVETLDHCLGQVEAALVDVGGQALVTADHGNCEQMIDYDSGQNHTQHTTERVPLIYIGQRDLKLDSAGGILADIAPTLLDLMDQPQPPQMSGRSLASAAASDAR, from the coding sequence ATGAGCGATACCCAGAAACTGCCCACTGTACTGATCATTCTCGACGGCTGGGGCCATCGAGAAGAGACCAAAGACAACGCGATCGCCCATGGCGATACCCCGGTATGGGACCGTCTGTGGCGCGAGGCCCCGCATACCCTGGTCTCAGGGTCTGGCCTGGATGTCGGTTTGCCTGAGGGCCAAATGGGCAACTCCGAGGTGGGTCACATGAGCCTGGGGTCAGGCCGCGTGATCTACCAGAACATCACCCGTATCGACCAGGCCATCGCCGACGGCAGTTTCGATGAGAACCCGGTATTCACTGCGGGTATCGACAAGGCCGTCGCAGGCGACGGCGCCGTTCACCTGTTCGGCCTGCTCTCCCCCGGCGGTGTCCACAGCCACGAAGAGCAGATCTTCGCGGCCGCGCGATTGGCCGCCAAACGCGGCGCGAAAAAAGTGTATCTGCACGCCTTCCTGGACGGCCGCGACACGCCACCACGCAGCGCCGGCCCCTCGCTGGAAAAGGCCGACGCCGTATTTGCAGAGATTGGCTGCGGCCGGGTTGCCAGCGTCACTGGTCGCTACTACGCCATGGACCGGGACAATCGCTGGGACCGCATGGAGCCAGCGTATCGCTTACTGACTGAGGGCGTAGCAGAGCACACTGCCGCCTCCTCAGCAGAGGCTCTCAACGCAGCCTACGAGCGCGACGAGAACGACGAATTCGTGCTCCCGACGGTTATCCGCGCAGAGGGAGAGGAATCTGCCGCCATCGTCGATGGCGACTGCGTTATGTTTATGAATTTCCGCGCCGACCGCGCCCGCCAAATGACCCGCGCCTTTGTCGACGCTGACTTTGCCGGTTTCGAACGCGCTGTGGTGCCGCAACTGGCCGCCTTCGTGACGACCACAGAGTATGCAGCCGATATCGATGCCCCTGCCGCCTTCCCCCCGGAAGCGCTGCAAAATGTGCTGGGTGACTATCTCGCCCAGCGCGACATGACCCAACTGCGCATCGCTGAAACGGAAAAATACGCCCACGTCACATTCTTTTTCAGTGGCGGCCGCGAAGAGAAGTTCGCGGGCGAAGATCGTGAATTGATCCCTTCACCTGATGTCGCCACCTATGACCTCAAGCCAGAGATGAGTGCCTTCGAGGTGACTGACAAGTTGGTGGCCGCCATCCGTTCCGGCAAATATGACCTTATCGTCTGCAACTACGCCAATGGCGATATGGTGGGACATACCGGCGATTTCGCCGCCGCGGTCAAGGCCGTGGAGACCTTGGACCACTGTCTGGGTCAGGTTGAGGCAGCCCTCGTAGACGTGGGTGGCCAGGCACTGGTCACGGCCGACCACGGCAATTGCGAGCAAATGATCGACTACGATTCGGGCCAGAACCATACCCAGCACACCACCGAACGGGTGCCGCTGATCTACATTGGCCAGAGGGACCTCAAACTGGACAGCGCGGGCGGCATTCTCGCCGATATTGCCCCCACCCTGCTGGACTTGATGGACCAGCCCCAGCCACCCCAGATGTCTGGTCGCAGTCTGGCCTCCGCTGCGGCGAGTGACGCCCGCTGA
- a CDS encoding murein hydrolase activator EnvC family protein produces the protein MKQLKTDISRINREISSASSRRSKLQSQLKKAETEQASIQKSLDTTRSDIRQQESELATLQQEQKGLRSALSEQQSHIAVELRTAWQMGQQGQIKVLLNQESPDTVARAMGYYRYFFRARNELLEQYRQTLEQLVANEKLIDEAIASLEQQSANLQRQQQRLAAAQETRQQAVAQLNSSIADKGAELKQLEQDQKELQQLIEAIEKAVVNLEVPDNYQAFKEAKGKMPWPVSGRASHRFGNSRNQGKMTWQGVKIPGKAGTEVKAIHHGRVVYADWLRGMGLLLIIDHGDGYMSLYAHNQTLLREVGEWVTAGTTISTLGDSGGLERPALYFEIRQNGKPTNPAKWCRR, from the coding sequence ATGAAGCAGCTCAAAACTGACATCTCGCGTATCAATCGCGAGATTAGTTCCGCCAGCTCCCGCCGCAGCAAGCTGCAGAGCCAGCTGAAAAAGGCGGAAACTGAACAGGCCAGTATCCAGAAAAGCCTGGACACCACCCGAAGCGACATCCGCCAGCAGGAAAGCGAACTGGCGACCCTGCAACAAGAACAGAAAGGCCTGCGCAGCGCCCTTTCCGAACAGCAATCGCACATCGCGGTTGAACTGCGGACCGCCTGGCAGATGGGCCAGCAAGGCCAGATTAAAGTGCTGCTCAACCAGGAGAGCCCCGACACAGTGGCCCGGGCAATGGGCTACTACCGTTATTTTTTCCGTGCCCGTAATGAATTGCTGGAGCAGTACCGCCAGACTCTGGAACAACTGGTGGCGAACGAAAAGCTTATCGACGAGGCCATCGCCTCACTTGAGCAACAATCCGCAAACCTACAACGCCAGCAACAGCGGCTCGCCGCGGCGCAGGAGACCCGGCAACAGGCCGTTGCCCAGCTGAATAGCAGCATCGCCGACAAGGGCGCCGAGCTTAAACAGCTCGAACAGGACCAGAAAGAACTGCAACAGCTGATAGAAGCCATCGAGAAGGCGGTGGTCAATCTGGAAGTGCCCGACAACTATCAGGCATTCAAAGAGGCCAAAGGCAAGATGCCCTGGCCCGTGTCCGGTCGCGCCAGCCACCGCTTCGGCAACTCTCGTAATCAGGGCAAGATGACGTGGCAGGGCGTAAAAATTCCGGGCAAAGCCGGTACAGAAGTCAAAGCGATTCACCACGGTCGCGTCGTCTATGCCGACTGGCTGCGCGGCATGGGGCTGCTGCTAATTATCGACCACGGCGACGGGTACATGAGCCTGTACGCGCACAATCAGACTCTGCTCAGAGAGGTCGGTGAGTGGGTGACGGCCGGCACCACCATCAGCACCCTGGGTGACAGTGGCGGCCTCGAGCGGCCGGCTCTGTACTTCGAAATTCGCCAGAACGGCAAGCCCACCAACCCTGCTAAATGGTGCCGCCGCTAG